In the genome of Paenibacillus sp. FSL R5-0766, one region contains:
- a CDS encoding DUF6138 family protein, whose translation MSTLYDQAMEEMITTIHEWFDEQEKRDDLESVVKRTTLQMGIFNDIVLDYRPGRTTVDSLDLGLDDDVKSKQAGAFTEEQVRNEIGPKLVEVVQGRLDKLADTPLIDYRFTFRGKFPTTEGKLQLTLLEWINEEKRQLLLERIHTYVDKNLENSTYPTKPLESFFLTSHLLDPKLFPELDVAWTIRLYDGIQELNQGRPDALAEHRGEITRAVTAWAENQFLPQYYDVQSSPYRTNEYSLKPGATLQSNIETQTDQHLDEHGEQQTSESQPIDLLLYAAVMILRFEPSYSKPKGVTFLELAKQLGSRRAARMMTEGSGTYAKDDIHVKTEEVECKANDVFALMTIHIRKEEPGAYRQALTFITHLLKQGFPKGYKIKLKSAVKQYLPIKGLAKSDTHRFFANALEYPELHPLLEEYAREAIQEFEFYEDTEGEKSCMPGSYATFGLGLVDERYFPLVEYYMGEVDDEHQLIQDKFIAAFVEKQGVTAQAIPALVASLRRSTDSLKLKIQPELENEEILELLVRQIQKLEHYEAERVLYPIFGKVEKLTTLARKAEGRRKELLLELLQAAGK comes from the coding sequence ATGAGTACACTTTATGATCAGGCGATGGAAGAGATGATAACGACGATTCATGAATGGTTTGATGAACAGGAAAAGCGGGATGACTTGGAAAGTGTTGTTAAGCGAACCACGCTGCAAATGGGTATTTTTAATGATATTGTGCTGGATTACAGACCTGGACGGACCACGGTAGACAGCCTGGATCTGGGTTTGGATGATGATGTGAAATCAAAGCAGGCAGGAGCTTTTACCGAGGAACAGGTACGTAACGAGATCGGGCCTAAGCTTGTAGAGGTTGTTCAGGGCAGATTGGACAAGCTGGCAGATACTCCGTTGATTGACTACCGCTTTACTTTCCGCGGGAAATTTCCAACAACCGAAGGCAAGCTGCAACTGACTTTATTGGAATGGATCAACGAAGAGAAAAGACAGCTGCTCCTTGAGCGTATTCATACCTATGTAGACAAGAATCTGGAGAACAGTACATATCCAACGAAGCCATTGGAATCCTTCTTTTTGACGAGTCATCTGCTCGATCCAAAGCTGTTCCCGGAGTTGGATGTAGCATGGACCATCAGGCTGTATGACGGGATTCAAGAGTTGAATCAGGGGCGTCCGGATGCACTGGCGGAACATCGTGGTGAGATTACTCGTGCAGTGACGGCATGGGCGGAGAATCAGTTTTTGCCACAGTATTATGATGTTCAGTCTTCGCCTTATCGTACCAATGAATATTCACTTAAGCCCGGAGCAACGCTTCAATCGAACATTGAAACACAGACAGACCAACATTTGGACGAGCATGGGGAGCAGCAAACATCCGAGTCTCAACCAATCGATCTGCTGTTATACGCGGCGGTCATGATTCTACGTTTTGAGCCGAGTTATAGCAAACCCAAAGGTGTGACTTTTCTGGAACTCGCGAAGCAGCTGGGTAGCCGTCGTGCGGCACGGATGATGACAGAAGGTAGCGGAACGTATGCGAAGGACGATATTCATGTGAAAACGGAAGAAGTAGAATGCAAAGCAAATGATGTATTTGCACTGATGACCATTCACATTCGTAAGGAAGAGCCGGGTGCCTATCGGCAGGCACTTACCTTTATCACTCATTTATTGAAACAGGGCTTTCCGAAAGGTTATAAGATCAAGCTCAAATCTGCCGTAAAGCAGTATTTGCCGATCAAAGGACTTGCGAAGTCGGATACCCACCGATTCTTTGCCAATGCACTGGAGTACCCGGAGCTGCATCCACTCCTGGAAGAGTATGCGCGTGAGGCTATCCAGGAGTTCGAGTTTTACGAGGATACCGAGGGAGAGAAAAGCTGTATGCCAGGCAGTTATGCAACCTTTGGGCTGGGGCTTGTGGATGAGCGGTATTTCCCGCTGGTTGAATATTACATGGGCGAAGTGGATGATGAGCATCAGTTGATTCAGGATAAGTTCATTGCGGCATTTGTGGAAAAACAGGGTGTAACGGCTCAAGCCATACCTGCGTTAGTCGCCAGCTTGCGTCGTTCGACCGATAGTCTGAAGCTGAAGATTCAGCCCGAGCTGGAGAATGAGGAAATACTCGAACTGCTGGTTAGACAGATTCAAAAACTTGAGCATTATGAAGCGGAACGTGTACTCTATCCAATCTTTGGCAAGGTGGAGAAGCTAACAACGCTAGCTCGCAAAGCGGAAGGGAGACGGAAGGAATTATTGCTGGAACTGTTGCAGGCCGCAGGGAAATAA
- a CDS encoding extracellular solute-binding protein, whose product MYRKMMTALLAITMVAVTACSSGAKEEPAKEAAAPLALQDGKYEPAVQMSYLRAWNDDTKFKNGETAQNNVHTKWAKERLGIDLTTPWAVSVTNDAFYTKLRLSLSANEELPDIVSIRGDYNLVRELIESGKFANAGELFDKYASDTWKQASESAPEEWYPYMYEGERYGIPIFDYAYNGDSVMFIREDWLKKLGLEEPKTMDELVTVMDAFTNQDPDGNGKKDTYGLTVGMKNALNTWMTESGWIFGMYNTMPGQWNDAGDGTLQYGSIQPGVKEGLATMKDWLSKGYLPKEAGVYDEIKAAELFTAGKAGIIVGPHWMPNWPIDDVKKNVDGATYKAIALPTGPTGESHQHGSGASNGVVLINKDMANPEIFFTYQNYLFDNFANPEVGSEFEHGFAQGYDYDIVDGKVVGEAEVKDGVSPLKYTITYDGARIPNLMMDTLAELAKGKEPETPFEKNTKIANKPEVFVAAEVVVANKDNAIKNKFTGAPTETMKMKKDAIDKLEKDTFSKIIYGQVGIEEFDAFVTKWKSMGGDDITAEVNEWYKTVN is encoded by the coding sequence ATGTATAGAAAAATGATGACGGCATTGCTCGCAATCACGATGGTTGCTGTAACGGCATGTAGTTCGGGGGCCAAGGAAGAACCGGCGAAGGAAGCCGCTGCACCACTTGCTCTGCAAGATGGGAAGTATGAACCGGCGGTACAGATGAGTTATTTGCGGGCCTGGAATGATGACACGAAGTTCAAGAATGGGGAAACGGCACAGAACAATGTGCATACCAAATGGGCCAAGGAGCGACTTGGCATCGATCTGACCACGCCGTGGGCCGTATCGGTGACCAATGATGCATTTTACACGAAATTACGCTTGTCCCTGTCCGCTAACGAAGAACTGCCGGATATTGTCTCCATTCGGGGAGACTACAATCTGGTCCGGGAATTAATTGAATCGGGCAAGTTTGCAAATGCAGGCGAGTTGTTTGACAAGTATGCTTCGGACACATGGAAACAGGCATCCGAATCGGCGCCGGAGGAATGGTATCCGTACATGTATGAGGGCGAGCGTTATGGCATTCCAATCTTCGATTATGCCTACAACGGCGATTCGGTCATGTTTATTCGGGAAGACTGGCTGAAAAAGCTGGGACTGGAAGAACCAAAAACCATGGATGAACTGGTTACGGTCATGGATGCTTTTACGAATCAGGACCCCGATGGGAACGGTAAGAAAGATACGTATGGTCTGACCGTGGGCATGAAAAATGCGCTCAATACCTGGATGACGGAATCCGGCTGGATCTTCGGCATGTACAACACGATGCCTGGACAGTGGAATGATGCTGGAGACGGAACACTGCAATATGGCTCCATCCAGCCAGGTGTGAAGGAAGGTCTTGCAACGATGAAAGATTGGCTGTCCAAAGGTTACTTGCCCAAAGAAGCAGGCGTCTATGACGAGATCAAGGCAGCAGAATTGTTCACCGCAGGTAAAGCAGGCATTATTGTGGGACCACATTGGATGCCAAACTGGCCGATTGATGATGTGAAGAAAAATGTGGACGGTGCCACGTACAAGGCCATTGCTTTACCTACAGGACCAACAGGTGAGAGCCACCAGCATGGTTCTGGTGCAAGTAACGGCGTTGTACTGATTAACAAAGACATGGCGAACCCGGAGATTTTCTTCACGTATCAAAATTATCTGTTCGACAACTTTGCTAATCCGGAAGTGGGCAGCGAGTTCGAACATGGCTTCGCGCAAGGATACGACTATGACATCGTGGATGGCAAAGTCGTTGGTGAAGCTGAAGTGAAGGACGGCGTATCACCACTCAAATATACGATTACGTATGACGGTGCGCGGATTCCGAATCTCATGATGGATACGCTGGCGGAACTTGCGAAGGGCAAAGAACCGGAGACTCCTTTTGAGAAAAATACGAAGATTGCCAACAAACCGGAAGTGTTTGTAGCCGCTGAAGTCGTCGTTGCGAATAAAGATAACGCGATCAAGAACAAGTTCACGGGAGCACCAACCGAGACGATGAAAATGAAGAAGGACGCGATCGACAAGTTGGAGAAAGATACGTTCAGCAAGATCATCTATGGTCAGGTAGGCATTGAGGAATTTGATGCGTTTGTGACGAAGTGGAAGTCCATGGGTGGCGATGATATTACCGCCGAAGTGAACGAGTGGTATAAGACAGTAAATTAA
- a CDS encoding response regulator, whose amino-acid sequence MMNLMVVDDEHSAVESIAVSIPWREHGIGQVFKAYSVKEALEHMASHQVHIIITDIRMPGLSGLDLVSHIRQKWEQTKCIILSGHASFDYAKQALKHGTVSYLLKPVRDEELIESVQQAAVQIRLEGEKQMLHQRAMYSVREHLPEKRAELMKDVLLGHKFADAELQGKLEQLEIEFRPQDKMQLLLIRYDDHQPTHKAFRLMKYAISNVVEEIYGSTYHLCHTDDAYDDLVFMASPKQTQAEPEMLMGRLGERLIHSVRQYLNATISLSVSRMGRFPDQVPQLYHQAVSALRKQAEAGKGLHLNAAAGTNGATLKSLAALYEPPGLTTLLEAGRMEDAHRKIDQIFTELSNSVFPEHVYVAFHYLAAAFSYMAHREGRQLTEVLGEQYQQLLKDGYGISLRSLETWTKSVMQQWEESTSDAGQDAGSTLIRQVQQWIDHHLGEDLSLQVIAGEVHLHPVYLSKMYKQSTGEGISDYIIRSRMERAVHLLKHTAMKIYEVGQEVGYNNTPYFIQVFRKHYGLTPQDFRNG is encoded by the coding sequence TCAAAGAAGCCTTGGAACATATGGCATCACATCAGGTCCATATTATTATCACGGATATCCGCATGCCGGGTCTGTCCGGTCTGGATCTGGTCAGTCACATCAGGCAAAAGTGGGAACAGACCAAATGTATTATTTTATCGGGGCATGCTTCCTTCGATTATGCGAAGCAGGCGCTCAAACACGGGACGGTTAGTTATCTGCTCAAACCGGTTCGAGATGAGGAACTGATCGAATCCGTGCAGCAGGCCGCCGTGCAGATTCGCCTGGAGGGTGAGAAACAAATGCTGCATCAGCGGGCCATGTATTCGGTAAGGGAACATCTGCCTGAGAAGCGAGCGGAGCTGATGAAGGATGTATTGTTAGGCCATAAATTTGCGGATGCAGAACTCCAAGGCAAGCTGGAGCAATTGGAGATTGAGTTCCGTCCACAGGATAAAATGCAACTGTTGCTCATCCGGTATGATGACCATCAACCCACACATAAAGCGTTTCGATTGATGAAGTACGCCATCTCCAATGTGGTGGAAGAGATCTACGGCAGTACCTATCATCTCTGCCATACGGATGATGCCTATGATGATCTGGTCTTCATGGCCAGTCCCAAACAAACTCAGGCCGAACCAGAAATGTTAATGGGCCGACTTGGAGAGCGGTTGATCCACAGTGTGAGGCAGTATCTGAACGCGACCATTTCCCTGTCCGTTAGTCGTATGGGGCGTTTCCCAGATCAGGTGCCGCAGCTATATCATCAAGCTGTGAGTGCACTTCGCAAGCAGGCCGAGGCAGGCAAAGGATTACATCTGAATGCGGCGGCGGGAACCAATGGGGCCACGTTGAAGTCTCTTGCAGCGCTGTATGAACCACCGGGTCTAACGACGTTACTGGAAGCGGGGCGCATGGAAGATGCACACCGCAAGATTGATCAGATCTTTACCGAACTGTCGAACAGTGTGTTCCCGGAGCATGTGTATGTGGCTTTTCATTATTTGGCGGCAGCATTCTCCTATATGGCTCATCGGGAAGGAAGGCAGTTAACCGAAGTGCTTGGCGAGCAATACCAGCAGTTGCTCAAGGATGGTTATGGTATCTCGCTGCGTAGTCTGGAAACGTGGACCAAAAGTGTGATGCAGCAGTGGGAAGAGAGTACAAGCGATGCGGGACAGGATGCCGGATCAACGCTGATTCGGCAGGTGCAGCAATGGATTGACCATCATTTGGGTGAGGATCTATCGTTGCAGGTCATTGCCGGAGAGGTGCATTTGCACCCCGTATATCTGTCGAAAATGTACAAACAATCCACAGGTGAAGGCATTAGTGATTATATTATCCGTTCCAGAATGGAACGTGCGGTTCATTTGCTGAAGCATACGGCGATGAAGATCTATGAAGTCGGTCAGGAAGTGGGGTACAATAACACGCCTTATTTCATTCAGGTGTTCCGCAAACATTATGGACTGACCCCGCAGGATTTTCGGAACGGTTAA